A genome region from Bosea sp. BIWAKO-01 includes the following:
- a CDS encoding branched-chain amino acid ABC transporter permease: MTALSQGSVPAPSSFLPKTRGLLVIAVGALVLGVAAPRLVSSQLMLSLATQAIFDALLATSVGFLVLQNGRVSFGQAAFFGLGGYAFGVLVARGLMAAELAFLTALALPTLVAFLLGLVFARITGVAHAMLTLAVGQAFYEIAFRWRELAKGDDGMSFNLPARIFGFDSSLLQDPSVMVVVAWTILVLALLGLALFANSRMGQIAAAVRDNAERARFIGHDTTIPPAIVYAISALLAAIAGLLQATYNGYIAPQMFHWSLSGSALIMAVVGGAQFILGPAIGAVCFFILKDFAGRFAEYWPAIVGGVLVIVTLVMPQGIVGLLKAGWLRMRRQP, from the coding sequence ATGACGGCCCTGTCCCAGGGCAGTGTTCCTGCCCCATCGAGCTTCCTGCCGAAAACGCGTGGCCTGCTTGTGATTGCCGTGGGGGCGCTTGTGCTCGGTGTGGCCGCGCCCAGGCTGGTCTCGTCCCAGCTCATGCTTTCGCTGGCGACGCAGGCGATCTTCGATGCGCTGCTCGCCACTAGTGTCGGCTTCCTCGTGTTGCAGAACGGGCGCGTGAGCTTCGGCCAGGCCGCCTTCTTCGGGCTCGGCGGCTATGCCTTCGGCGTGCTGGTGGCGCGCGGGCTGATGGCGGCCGAACTCGCCTTCCTGACCGCGCTCGCCTTGCCGACGCTGGTCGCCTTCCTGCTCGGGCTCGTCTTCGCCCGCATCACCGGCGTCGCCCACGCCATGCTGACGCTCGCCGTGGGGCAGGCCTTCTACGAGATCGCCTTTCGCTGGCGTGAGCTGGCGAAGGGCGACGACGGCATGTCATTCAACCTGCCGGCGCGCATTTTCGGGTTCGATTCAAGCTTGCTGCAGGATCCGTCCGTGATGGTCGTCGTCGCCTGGACCATTCTCGTGCTGGCCCTGCTCGGGCTAGCCCTCTTCGCCAACAGCCGGATGGGCCAGATCGCCGCTGCGGTGCGCGATAATGCCGAGCGCGCCCGCTTCATCGGCCACGACACCACGATCCCGCCCGCGATCGTCTACGCGATCTCGGCCTTGCTCGCCGCCATCGCCGGCCTGCTTCAGGCGACTTATAACGGCTATATCGCCCCGCAGATGTTCCACTGGAGCCTGTCGGGCTCCGCCCTGATCATGGCCGTGGTGGGCGGCGCGCAGTTCATCCTCGGCCCAGCAATCGGTGCGGTCTGCTTCTTCATTCTCAAGGACTTCGCCGGGCGTTTCGCCGAATACTGGCCGGCGATCGTCGGCGGCGTGCTCGTCATAGT
- a CDS encoding branched-chain amino acid ABC transporter permease, protein MTIQLLNGIVYGGLLYLLAVGLVLIFGLREVVNFAHGALFMLGSYIGFTLAAAGHWWLGLLVSVVAMAAVGCVLDVLVFRSLRKHDHIVTVLITFGLLLILETVVTVTWGKAYLSYPVPKLLDGTVTIVGSPFPIYRLFIIAVSLLVAGGLAAWLRFTRMGLYVRAASTNPHVTSIQGIDVDRLSLIVVGLGTALAGLSGVVAGPLLTLSPTMGNYILIDSFIVVVIGGLGSFAGAFFAALLIGQIHSLGAIYLPWAATMLPFLLMIGILIWRPTGFAGSRT, encoded by the coding sequence ATGACGATCCAGCTCCTCAACGGTATCGTCTATGGCGGCCTGCTCTATCTGCTGGCCGTCGGGCTCGTGCTGATCTTCGGCCTGCGCGAGGTGGTGAACTTCGCGCATGGCGCGCTTTTCATGCTCGGCTCCTATATTGGCTTCACACTGGCCGCAGCCGGCCACTGGTGGCTCGGGCTGCTGGTCTCGGTGGTGGCAATGGCAGCCGTGGGCTGCGTGCTCGACGTGCTGGTCTTCCGCAGCCTGCGCAAGCACGACCACATCGTTACGGTGCTGATCACGTTCGGGCTGCTGCTGATCCTCGAGACCGTGGTCACGGTGACCTGGGGCAAGGCGTATCTGAGCTATCCCGTTCCAAAGCTGCTCGACGGCACGGTCACGATCGTGGGTTCCCCTTTCCCGATCTACCGGCTCTTCATCATCGCGGTGAGCCTGCTCGTTGCGGGCGGGCTCGCGGCCTGGCTGCGCTTCACGCGGATGGGTCTCTATGTCCGCGCCGCCAGCACCAATCCGCACGTCACTTCGATCCAGGGCATCGACGTCGACCGGCTGAGCCTTATCGTGGTCGGGCTCGGCACGGCGCTCGCAGGGCTCTCCGGCGTCGTTGCCGGGCCGCTGCTGACGCTCTCGCCGACCATGGGCAACTACATCCTGATCGATTCCTTCATCGTCGTGGTGATCGGCGGCCTCGGTAGCTTCGCAGGCGCCTTCTTCGCGGCGCTACTGATCGGCCAGATCCACAGTCTCGGCGCGATCTACCTGCCCTGGGCCGCGACCATGCTGCCCTTCCTGCTGATGATCGGTATCCTGATCTGGCGGCCCACCGGCTTCGCGGGATCGCGGACATGA
- a CDS encoding SDR family NAD(P)-dependent oxidoreductase — translation MATYSEPFRLDGLAAVVTGGSGGIGSAAAEALAAAGADVAVLGRNREKLERTAQAIEAAGRRALIVEADVTDESSVAAARDAVLAAFGRADILFNNAGVTSPKLLAETTLADWQSVVDVSLTGAFLCSRAFAPVMSERSYGRILNMGSILSGRGMANRTAYCAAKAGLANFGAAMAFELGKHGVTVNTIGATVIVTDLNRELIRTQPQLYDKVLQRSAIGRLGEVEDVTGLIVFLASRAASYITGQTIYVDGGYTAG, via the coding sequence GCGGCAGCGGCGGAATCGGCTCCGCCGCGGCCGAAGCGCTAGCGGCTGCCGGCGCTGATGTCGCTGTGCTGGGCCGCAACCGGGAGAAGCTCGAGCGCACGGCGCAGGCGATCGAGGCGGCGGGGCGCCGCGCGCTCATCGTCGAGGCGGACGTCACTGACGAAAGCTCAGTCGCGGCGGCGCGCGATGCCGTGCTCGCTGCCTTCGGGCGCGCCGATATCCTGTTCAACAATGCTGGCGTCACCTCGCCAAAGCTGCTAGCCGAGACCACTCTGGCCGATTGGCAGAGCGTCGTCGACGTCAGCCTGACCGGCGCCTTTCTCTGCTCGCGCGCTTTCGCGCCCGTGATGAGCGAGCGCAGCTATGGCCGCATCCTCAACATGGGCTCGATCCTATCGGGCCGGGGCATGGCGAACCGCACTGCCTATTGCGCCGCAAAGGCCGGACTAGCGAATTTTGGCGCGGCGATGGCCTTCGAGCTCGGCAAGCACGGCGTCACCGTCAATACCATCGGCGCGACCGTCATCGTCACCGATCTCAATCGCGAGCTGATCCGCACCCAACCGCAGCTCTATGACAAGGTGCTGCAGCGCTCGGCCATCGGCCGTCTCGGGGAGGTCGAGGACGTGACGGGGCTGATCGTCTTCCTTGCCTCCCGCGCCGCCTCCTACATCACGGGCCAGACCATCTATGTCGATGGCGGCTATACGGCGGGATAG